Proteins from a single region of Candidatus Cloacimonadota bacterium:
- a CDS encoding 2-oxoacid:ferredoxin oxidoreductase subunit beta has translation MDVHPMDDVLRMDRIPHIWCPGCGIGTAVTAFAEGLKKAEIDLQKTCIVSGIGCTGRVAGYVKLDSFHTTHGRGIAFATGIQVANPDLKVIVFSGDGDIMSIGGNHFIHAARRNVNMLVICVNNFIYAMTGGQVAPTTPHAAYATTSPFGAVEPPFNIPYIADSSGAVYVARWTVLQVRRLTDSIAEALKKPGFSVIEVISPCAMYYSRINRLGDGLDMMKFYHDNTEIRHGEDTKNLDIGFQTKIIVGKFVDRERPTYMDSYNKWLSGTVKD, from the coding sequence ATGGATGTTCATCCTATGGATGATGTCCTGCGTATGGATAGAATTCCTCATATCTGGTGTCCTGGTTGTGGAATTGGAACTGCTGTTACCGCTTTTGCCGAAGGTCTGAAAAAAGCTGAAATAGATCTGCAAAAAACCTGTATTGTTTCGGGAATCGGCTGCACCGGAAGAGTTGCAGGTTATGTCAAACTGGATTCGTTCCACACAACTCATGGTCGAGGTATCGCTTTTGCCACCGGCATCCAGGTCGCTAATCCGGATCTGAAAGTGATCGTCTTCTCCGGCGATGGCGATATCATGTCTATTGGTGGTAATCATTTTATTCACGCTGCTCGCAGGAATGTTAATATGCTCGTGATCTGCGTTAATAATTTTATTTATGCTATGACCGGAGGGCAGGTCGCACCGACAACTCCTCACGCTGCTTATGCTACAACTTCACCTTTTGGAGCTGTTGAACCTCCCTTCAATATTCCTTATATCGCAGATTCTTCCGGAGCAGTTTATGTAGCGAGATGGACTGTTCTTCAAGTGCGCCGGCTCACGGATTCCATTGCGGAAGCATTGAAAAAACCCGGATTTTCCGTAATCGAAGTTATATCTCCTTGTGCGATGTATTATTCCAGGATCAACAGACTCGGTGACGGACTCGATATGATGAAATTTTATCATGATAATACAGAGATCAGACACGGTGAAGATACGAAAAATCTTGATATCGGATTTCAAACAAAAATTATTGTGGGAAAATTTGTAGATAGAGAAAGACCTACTTATATGGACTCATATAATAAATGGCTTTCCGGAACAGTGAAGGATTAA